The following coding sequences lie in one Saccharopolyspora hordei genomic window:
- a CDS encoding DUF485 domain-containing protein, which yields MSNATQSALRGSPRDQPGNPRSAFGAIDKSAVRATRERPDFTAIEQSQEFRALRRRWKWFVFPATAFFLIWYVGYVALAAYARDFMAQRLFGEVNVGLVMGVAQFVTTVILTSLYLRFARRRIDPKVDEIRQHAGDPER from the coding sequence ATGAGCAACGCAACGCAATCCGCGCTGCGCGGCAGCCCACGTGACCAGCCCGGAAATCCGCGGTCGGCCTTCGGAGCAATCGACAAGAGCGCCGTTCGCGCGACCCGGGAACGCCCCGATTTCACCGCTATCGAGCAGAGCCAGGAATTCCGCGCGCTCCGCCGCAGGTGGAAATGGTTCGTTTTCCCGGCGACGGCGTTTTTCCTGATCTGGTACGTCGGATATGTCGCGCTCGCCGCCTACGCCCGGGACTTCATGGCCCAGCGGCTCTTCGGCGAGGTCAACGTCGGCCTGGTCATGGGCGTCGCCCAGTTCGTCACCACGGTCATCCTGACCTCGCTCTACCTGCGGTTCGCACGCCGCCGCATCGACCCCAAGGTCGACGAGATCCGACAGCACGCGGGAGACCCCGAACGATGA
- a CDS encoding solute symporter family protein, with translation MNDQLVPGDNAIVNTAVFAAFVLITLFIVYRVSSRGSSSDYFVAGSAFSGAQNGIALSGDYLSAASFLGIAGAIAVYGYDGFLYSIGFLVAWLINLLLVAERTRNTGRFTMGDVLSFRMQQRPVRAAAAASTLAITIIYMIAQMAGAGGLVALLLDVHSGFGQALVIAVVGLVMMVYVLVGGMKGTTWVQIIKAVMLLLCAVLITIFLLGKFGYSMTDLLLSAADNNPNGKDIFAPGVQYGESELTKLDFVSLSLALVLGVGGLPHVLMRFYTVPNAREARSSVAWAIWVVAIFYICTLVIGYGAAALVGTDAIKDAPGAENSAAPLLAYRIGGTVLLGIVAAVAFATILAVVAGLTLTASASFAHDIYANVVRRGKADSEDVVKVARVTALVIGGASIVGSIAVNGQNIAFLVSLAFAFAASANLSTLLFSLFWKRFNTRGTLWGIYGGLASCLLLVVFSPVVSGSPDSILPSVDFAFFPLKNPGIVSIPFSFVCGIIGTFLGGHEDADEERRAEMEVRSLTGLGSRVG, from the coding sequence ATGAACGACCAGCTGGTCCCTGGCGACAACGCGATCGTCAACACCGCCGTCTTCGCCGCGTTCGTGCTGATCACGCTGTTCATCGTGTACCGCGTGAGCAGCCGCGGCAGCTCCAGCGACTACTTCGTCGCCGGCAGTGCGTTCAGCGGTGCGCAGAACGGCATCGCGCTGTCCGGCGACTACCTGTCCGCGGCGTCCTTCCTCGGCATCGCGGGCGCCATCGCCGTCTACGGCTACGACGGCTTCCTGTACTCCATCGGCTTCCTGGTCGCGTGGTTGATCAACCTGCTGCTGGTGGCCGAGCGGACGCGCAACACCGGCCGCTTCACCATGGGCGACGTGCTCAGCTTCCGGATGCAGCAGCGTCCGGTCCGCGCCGCCGCGGCCGCCTCCACGCTGGCCATCACGATCATCTACATGATCGCGCAGATGGCCGGTGCCGGTGGTCTGGTCGCCCTGCTGCTCGACGTGCACAGCGGCTTCGGCCAGGCCCTGGTGATCGCCGTGGTCGGCCTGGTGATGATGGTCTACGTGCTGGTCGGCGGCATGAAGGGCACCACCTGGGTGCAGATCATCAAGGCCGTCATGCTGCTGCTCTGCGCGGTCCTGATCACGATCTTCCTGCTCGGCAAGTTCGGCTACAGCATGACCGACCTGCTGCTGAGCGCCGCGGACAACAACCCGAACGGCAAGGACATCTTCGCCCCCGGCGTGCAGTACGGGGAGTCCGAGCTGACCAAGCTCGACTTCGTGTCGCTGTCGCTGGCCCTGGTGCTCGGCGTCGGCGGCCTCCCGCACGTGCTGATGCGGTTCTACACCGTGCCCAACGCCCGCGAGGCCCGGAGCTCCGTGGCCTGGGCGATCTGGGTGGTCGCCATCTTCTACATCTGCACGCTGGTCATCGGCTACGGCGCGGCCGCGCTGGTCGGCACCGACGCGATCAAGGACGCACCGGGTGCGGAGAACTCGGCGGCGCCGCTGCTGGCCTACCGCATCGGCGGCACGGTGCTGCTGGGCATCGTCGCCGCGGTCGCCTTCGCGACGATCCTGGCGGTGGTCGCCGGTCTGACGCTGACCGCCTCGGCCTCCTTCGCGCACGACATCTACGCCAACGTCGTCCGGCGCGGGAAGGCCGACTCCGAGGACGTGGTGAAGGTGGCCCGGGTGACGGCGCTGGTCATCGGCGGGGCGTCGATCGTGGGTTCCATCGCGGTCAACGGCCAGAACATCGCGTTCCTGGTGAGTCTGGCGTTCGCCTTCGCCGCCTCGGCGAACCTGTCCACGCTGCTGTTCTCGCTGTTCTGGAAGCGGTTCAACACCCGCGGCACGTTGTGGGGCATCTACGGCGGCCTGGCCTCCTGCCTGCTGCTGGTGGTCTTCTCCCCCGTCGTGTCCGGATCGCCGGACTCGATCCTGCCGAGCGTGGACTTCGCGTTCTTCCCGTTGAAGAACCCGGGCATCGTGTCCATCCCGTTCTCGTTCGTCTGCGGCATCATCGGCACCTTCCTCGGTGGCCACGAGGACGCGGACGAGGAGCGCCGGGCCGAGATGGAGGTCCGCTCGCTGACCGGCCTCGGCTCGCGAGTCGGCTGA